One genomic region from Leptolyngbyaceae cyanobacterium JSC-12 encodes:
- a CDS encoding arabinose efflux permease family protein (IMG reference gene:2510097960~PFAM: Sugar (and other) transporter), whose amino-acid sequence MTSPDSPSTESPVSFEAWLDTSGVTRAMWLLWVLSAGLIALDGFDFFIIGVALPFLKRDFSLSSAEVGAVAVAAVAGSLIGSLTLGPITDRVGRQRMLIADVALFILATAGTTFAWNAPSLIAFRFLVGIGIGADYPISVAYITENVPSRLRGRMVIGAFTFQAVGALLGALTGVVVIHLFQMLYPDSTQPAIQYAWRWMLGVGLMLAIAVGIIRFNFLLESPRYYIAKGNYDAASKAASLLLETSIMITPETDPPAREPNLSYGALFSPQFRRNTLFASLPWFLQDIATYGIGIFTPTIIEALAFASEPDLLTREIASARSSALVDVFLIAGFLIAIWLIEWVGRVRLQVVGFLGMAAGLGILAVCDRLPTQTNATLIWVFIGFFIFNLMMNAGPNSTTFLLSGEVFPTSIRASGAGFAAAFAKVGAVLGTFALPVLKQSWGVSTLLWVLALCCALAAMITYGLRVETTGRSLEAVTCNGHSENEASEPAEQLQHARPQ is encoded by the coding sequence ATGACGAGTCCAGATTCTCCATCTACGGAATCCCCGGTATCTTTTGAAGCATGGCTGGATACGTCTGGAGTGACTCGTGCTATGTGGCTGCTTTGGGTTTTATCCGCTGGGTTGATTGCCCTGGATGGGTTTGATTTTTTCATTATTGGTGTTGCTCTTCCGTTTTTGAAGCGCGACTTCAGTTTAAGTTCTGCCGAAGTTGGAGCCGTAGCCGTAGCAGCCGTAGCAGGCTCACTCATCGGTTCACTCACATTAGGTCCAATTACTGATAGAGTAGGGCGGCAACGGATGTTAATTGCGGATGTTGCACTTTTTATTCTGGCAACAGCAGGCACGACGTTTGCCTGGAATGCACCTTCGTTGATTGCATTCCGATTTCTGGTAGGGATTGGCATTGGTGCAGACTACCCTATTAGCGTAGCCTACATCACTGAGAACGTGCCTTCCCGTCTACGTGGACGCATGGTGATTGGAGCTTTTACCTTTCAAGCAGTAGGAGCATTGCTCGGAGCATTAACCGGAGTAGTTGTGATTCACTTATTTCAAATGCTTTATCCTGACTCCACTCAACCTGCTATTCAATATGCCTGGCGCTGGATGCTGGGAGTTGGTTTAATGCTAGCGATCGCAGTTGGCATCATCCGCTTTAACTTCTTGTTAGAAAGTCCTCGCTACTACATTGCGAAAGGAAACTATGATGCCGCATCCAAAGCCGCATCATTGCTCCTGGAAACTTCTATCATGATCACTCCCGAAACTGACCCACCTGCTCGCGAACCCAATTTGAGCTATGGTGCGTTATTCTCCCCACAATTTCGCCGCAATACACTGTTTGCATCATTGCCCTGGTTTTTGCAAGACATCGCTACCTATGGTATCGGCATTTTCACGCCAACTATTATTGAAGCACTTGCCTTTGCTAGCGAACCTGATTTATTAACCAGAGAAATAGCATCAGCAAGAAGTTCTGCCCTTGTAGATGTATTTCTCATTGCTGGGTTCTTAATTGCTATCTGGTTGATTGAGTGGGTGGGGCGAGTCCGGCTCCAAGTTGTAGGTTTTCTAGGAATGGCAGCAGGATTAGGAATTTTAGCGGTGTGCGATCGCTTGCCCACTCAAACTAACGCTACACTCATCTGGGTATTTATTGGCTTTTTCATTTTCAACCTAATGATGAATGCAGGACCCAACTCCACAACCTTTTTACTATCCGGTGAGGTGTTCCCAACCTCCATTCGTGCCAGTGGGGCTGGATTTGCTGCCGCCTTTGCCAAAGTAGGAGCAGTGTTGGGCACGTTCGCGTTGCCAGTTCTCAAACAGTCTTGGGGAGTGTCTACCTTACTATGGGTGTTGGCATTATGCTGTGCACTGGCAGCCATGATTACTTATGGGTTGCGAGTTGAAACCACTGGGCGATCGCTAGAAGCTGTGACGTGCAATGGGCACTCTGAAAATGAAGCCTCCGAACCAGCAGAACAACTCCAGCACGCCCGCCCCCAGTAA
- a CDS encoding hypothetical protein (IMG reference gene:2510097962), which produces MTVLNVLKAVQSWKVFLKRQFWKYGCLSVAVGLAVIFLSQEALPAGGISSVRVTHFRVSMAPAIADDPVQLTQLGRKYFHAGQFVAAARAWEQAAQGFLARGDRLNQASVLSNLALAYQQLGQWSEANSTISESLKILSNQLLKVSHQERERSTLLAQTLNIQGSLQLGQGQAEQALATWQEATATYRRIQDAAGVTRSLINQTQAYRALGLYPRAKSTLAEVNQTLQQQPDSLLKAAGLMNFGDALRLVGELEQSETVLRQSLAIAKRLQSSTDIPLVLLSLGNTARAKQEFDSALNYYRQAIAASDSPNTTVQAQLNQLRLLIETQQLQEAQSLVPNICTQLEALPISRTAIYARVNFAQSAMRLEQTIPYSQLAQLLAAGAQFAREIGDQRAESYALGYLGELYERNQQHTEAKTLTDKALFLAQLSNAPEISYRWQWQLGRILRSQDKLEPAVTAYRQAVKTLQSIRNELVASNPDIQFSFRESVEPVYREFVALLLEPVNGKDTSQENLKEAREVIESLQLAELDNFFKEACLTSNPTPLDKVDPKNTSAVIYPIILPERLEVVLSIPNKPLRHYASAIPQKELERLAEQMRRSLRRTSTSKERLEIAQKLYNLLIRPAEADLANNNIQTLAFVLDGSFKNLPMAALHDGRRYLVEKYNLALTPGLQLLDPRPLKQQQLKVLVGALSQERQGFSALPGVETEIQQIQTKVPSQVLFNQTFTTSTFQQQVSANPYRVVHLATHGQFSSNADETFILTWDQRIDVKQLGELLQAREQEVRIPIELLVLSACQTAEGDKRAALGLAGVAVRSGARSTLASLWAVDDQSTSQLMVQFYQELARPGTTKAEALRQSQIKLLQTRQFRHPFYWAPFVLIGNWL; this is translated from the coding sequence ATGACTGTGTTGAACGTGTTGAAGGCTGTTCAGAGCTGGAAAGTCTTCTTAAAACGGCAGTTTTGGAAATATGGATGCCTCAGTGTTGCTGTTGGACTGGCTGTCATATTTTTGAGTCAGGAAGCGCTACCAGCAGGTGGCATCTCTAGCGTCAGAGTGACGCATTTCAGAGTTTCCATGGCTCCAGCGATCGCGGATGATCCAGTTCAACTGACGCAATTAGGAAGGAAGTATTTTCATGCAGGGCAATTTGTAGCTGCAGCAAGGGCTTGGGAGCAGGCAGCGCAAGGCTTCTTGGCTCGTGGCGATCGCTTAAACCAGGCATCTGTGCTGAGTAATCTAGCATTGGCGTATCAGCAATTAGGCCAGTGGTCAGAGGCAAACTCCACAATCTCAGAAAGCTTGAAAATTTTAAGTAATCAGTTGCTGAAAGTTAGCCATCAGGAAAGAGAACGTTCCACTCTCTTAGCACAAACTCTCAATATTCAAGGTAGTTTGCAATTAGGGCAAGGACAAGCAGAACAAGCACTGGCAACTTGGCAAGAAGCAACCGCAACGTATCGCCGCATCCAAGATGCCGCAGGGGTAACTCGCAGTTTAATCAATCAAACTCAAGCCTATCGGGCATTAGGGCTATATCCTCGAGCAAAATCAACCTTGGCAGAAGTCAATCAAACCTTGCAACAACAACCAGATTCGCTGTTGAAAGCCGCAGGGTTAATGAATTTTGGTGATGCCTTACGCCTTGTTGGAGAATTAGAGCAGTCTGAAACTGTATTGCGGCAAAGTTTAGCCATTGCAAAACGACTTCAGTCTTCAACCGATATCCCACTGGTACTCTTGAGTTTGGGGAACACTGCACGTGCTAAACAAGAATTTGATAGCGCCTTAAACTATTACCGACAGGCGATCGCCGCTTCTGATTCGCCAAATACCACTGTTCAAGCTCAACTCAACCAGCTACGCTTACTCATCGAAACACAACAATTGCAAGAAGCTCAATCTCTGGTTCCCAATATTTGCACTCAACTTGAAGCTCTACCTATAAGCCGAACAGCTATTTACGCACGGGTTAACTTTGCCCAAAGTGCCATGCGTTTAGAGCAAACCATTCCCTATTCTCAACTGGCTCAACTCTTGGCAGCAGGAGCACAATTTGCCAGAGAAATTGGTGACCAACGAGCAGAATCCTATGCACTTGGTTATCTGGGTGAGTTATATGAGCGGAACCAACAGCATACAGAAGCTAAAACCCTCACAGACAAGGCACTTTTCCTAGCTCAGCTCAGCAATGCCCCTGAAATTTCCTATCGATGGCAATGGCAACTTGGGCGTATCTTGCGATCGCAAGACAAACTAGAACCCGCTGTTACTGCTTACAGACAGGCAGTCAAAACCCTGCAATCAATTCGTAATGAGCTAGTTGCTAGCAATCCAGATATTCAATTCTCATTTCGAGAAAGCGTAGAACCCGTCTATCGCGAATTTGTTGCTTTATTACTAGAGCCAGTCAACGGCAAAGATACTAGCCAAGAAAACTTAAAAGAAGCACGCGAAGTAATCGAATCACTACAATTAGCAGAGCTAGACAACTTCTTCAAAGAAGCATGCTTAACCAGTAATCCAACGCCTCTTGATAAAGTCGATCCCAAAAACACCAGCGCTGTCATCTATCCTATTATCCTGCCAGAGCGCTTAGAAGTAGTATTATCAATTCCCAATAAACCATTGCGCCACTACGCAAGTGCAATTCCCCAAAAAGAACTAGAACGCCTAGCGGAGCAAATGCGGCGATCACTTAGACGAACTTCCACCTCCAAAGAACGATTAGAAATTGCCCAGAAACTTTACAATCTGCTTATTCGCCCTGCAGAAGCCGACCTAGCAAATAACAATATTCAAACCCTAGCATTTGTCCTAGATGGATCATTCAAAAACTTACCCATGGCAGCCTTGCATGATGGCAGACGTTACTTAGTTGAGAAATACAACCTTGCGCTGACCCCCGGTTTACAATTACTCGACCCACGCCCACTCAAACAGCAACAGTTAAAAGTGTTAGTAGGAGCGCTCAGTCAAGAAAGGCAAGGATTTTCAGCTTTGCCAGGAGTGGAAACGGAAATTCAACAAATTCAGACAAAAGTTCCGTCCCAGGTATTGTTCAATCAAACTTTTACAACTTCTACATTCCAGCAGCAGGTCAGCGCCAATCCTTACCGGGTTGTACATCTAGCCACCCACGGACAATTTAGTTCCAACGCAGATGAAACATTTATTCTGACCTGGGATCAGCGAATTGACGTAAAACAATTAGGAGAACTATTACAAGCCCGCGAGCAAGAAGTTCGCATTCCCATCGAACTTTTGGTGCTCAGCGCTTGTCAAACGGCAGAAGGTGACAAACGAGCTGCATTGGGACTGGCGGGTGTGGCAGTTCGTTCAGGAGCACGCAGCACATTAGCATCCCTTTGGGCAGTAGATGATCAATCCACATCCCAATTGATGGTACAGTTCTACCAAGAATTGGCACGCCCTGGTACAACTAAAGCTGAAGCGCTGCGACAATCCCAGATTAAATTGCTGCAAACTCGCCAATTCCGTCATCCTTTTTACTGGGCACCGTTTGTTTTGATCGGTAACTGGTTATGA
- a CDS encoding hypothetical protein (IMG reference gene:2510097956), with protein MPLKITSPDLHLTAIAGEPAISLASMPDSWQRIAGGTWMTEPRVYTAMAQVFLAKNRYGHFLFAERADTSHLKSAYCEGITLLAWETVEHFGKAFLPESYPDLQEIRRTIQSHHHQYEERISLVNIVSDLFNELRYDVPATFYWTFLHPLQRSNLFEVRSFRFSEEDLAIARKFDAILHGGYVSVLKRFIDSVSSRHGYFLEHGCGCDNHLAKLQPCDSPFNYTIPPEAKQKTLRAFFWSVMEEYLLFELRSATRLVYADNTVM; from the coding sequence ATGCCACTAAAAATCACCAGTCCTGATTTGCATTTGACTGCGATCGCAGGCGAACCAGCCATTTCCCTCGCGTCCATGCCAGACAGTTGGCAGCGTATTGCAGGGGGAACCTGGATGACTGAACCACGGGTCTACACTGCAATGGCACAAGTGTTCCTAGCAAAAAACCGTTATGGGCACTTCCTGTTTGCAGAGCGTGCTGATACCAGCCATCTCAAATCAGCTTACTGTGAAGGGATTACCCTATTAGCCTGGGAAACTGTTGAACATTTTGGTAAAGCATTTCTGCCAGAAAGTTACCCCGATTTGCAGGAAATCCGTCGCACGATCCAATCGCATCATCACCAGTATGAAGAACGTATCTCATTAGTGAATATCGTCAGCGACCTGTTTAATGAACTTCGCTACGATGTACCAGCAACGTTTTACTGGACGTTTCTACATCCTTTGCAACGTTCTAATCTATTTGAGGTTCGTTCATTTCGCTTTAGTGAAGAAGACCTTGCGATCGCCCGTAAATTTGATGCCATTCTTCACGGCGGCTACGTTTCTGTACTTAAACGGTTTATTGATAGCGTGTCTAGCCGTCATGGATATTTCCTGGAACATGGTTGTGGTTGCGATAATCATTTAGCCAAACTCCAACCTTGTGATTCACCGTTTAACTACACGATTCCACCTGAAGCAAAACAAAAAACTCTCCGGGCCTTTTTCTGGAGTGTGATGGAAGAATACTTACTGTTTGAGTTGCGTTCGGCAACCCGGTTAGTTTACGCCGATAATACGGTTATGTAA
- a CDS encoding hypothetical protein (IMG reference gene:2510097958), with the protein MTKLRYRPAQSLILIPAIVGVMFLVCTVHCSLPH; encoded by the coding sequence ATGACTAAGCTTCGTTATCGTCCTGCTCAATCTCTCATTCTAATTCCAGCAATAGTTGGCGTTATGTTTCTAGTTTGTACTGTGCACTGTTCTCTTCCGCACTAG
- a CDS encoding hypothetical protein (IMG reference gene:2510097954) codes for MAKKKKRKEPSVSTIKNDRSIFLRNTKNYLYSGNEIAERFHDSATITRETIKLINLLDKSSHALRKYLYPRAGLRNDSMLDIVNNSFKEGEIFTDFDYEIAWLNRFGSSYSEACRRFLAEETEVNLTSVHDCYREIIEIREKFGQIYFKVPILPSTLLENQQEFLRKALQTIGGTGLVCDDGLKYYSPNSEFSVKSIWLGFRMFLNGTQQLIEMAGSEEV; via the coding sequence ATGGCAAAGAAGAAGAAACGTAAGGAACCATCAGTTAGTACTATTAAAAATGACAGAAGTATTTTCCTGAGAAATACAAAGAATTATCTTTATTCGGGCAATGAGATCGCAGAAAGGTTCCATGATTCTGCAACAATTACAAGAGAGACTATTAAATTAATTAATTTACTGGACAAGAGTTCTCATGCTCTTAGAAAGTATCTCTATCCGAGAGCAGGACTACGAAATGATTCAATGTTAGATATTGTAAATAATTCCTTTAAAGAGGGAGAAATATTTACAGACTTTGATTATGAAATAGCTTGGTTGAATAGGTTTGGAAGTTCATATTCAGAAGCCTGTAGAAGATTCCTTGCGGAGGAAACCGAAGTTAATTTGACCTCAGTTCATGATTGCTACAGAGAAATAATCGAGATTAGAGAAAAATTTGGTCAGATTTACTTTAAAGTTCCTATTTTGCCATCAACTTTACTAGAAAACCAACAAGAATTTTTGAGAAAAGCATTGCAGACCATTGGTGGAACTGGCTTGGTGTGTGATGATGGCTTAAAATACTACAGTCCTAATTCTGAGTTTTCTGTCAAGAGTATCTGGCTGGGGTTCAGAATGTTTCTTAATGGAACGCAGCAGCTTATAGAGATGGCAGGTTCGGAGGAAGTTTGA
- a CDS encoding hypothetical protein (IMG reference gene:2510097961), producing the protein MEIRWQNYRNLEMIPNTVRHPGIGTSAFATWVQQRLQGFDKSFANHLALQQQVEHLERCWSKSELEISETNYINIFGVVWSVLKQSVLHRISSQQQEPTIQRLQGTQGSFWYAYDPVTGQTTYLESERELDRWLEEWFCRNL; encoded by the coding sequence ATGGAAATCCGTTGGCAAAACTATCGAAACTTAGAGATGATTCCAAACACAGTTCGTCATCCTGGTATAGGCACTTCAGCTTTTGCCACTTGGGTACAACAGAGATTACAAGGATTTGATAAGTCATTTGCAAATCACCTTGCCCTTCAACAGCAGGTTGAACATTTGGAACGGTGCTGGTCTAAAAGTGAGCTTGAGATTTCCGAAACTAACTACATCAATATTTTTGGGGTAGTTTGGAGCGTGTTGAAACAATCTGTCCTGCATAGAATTTCCTCCCAACAGCAAGAACCTACAATTCAGAGGCTACAGGGTACTCAAGGAAGCTTTTGGTATGCCTATGACCCTGTCACCGGACAGACCACTTACTTAGAGTCTGAAAGAGAGTTAGACAGATGGCTTGAGGAGTGGTTTTGTCGTAATCTTTAG
- a CDS encoding hypothetical protein (IMG reference gene:2510097959), which translates to MNRILSVIGLAVCGFMLVSMVDTPLTAHQKMMTDGDVGAMIHLDPDDSPYAKKPTLTWFMLMRRGGNMISGSNCDCRVAAYDSRNRAIAHHLPISLMPLEGHQKEHEVIRTMITFPKPGRYTVVLTGQSKDESFAPFELKFPVTVRP; encoded by the coding sequence GTGAATAGAATTCTTTCAGTAATTGGCTTGGCTGTTTGTGGTTTCATGTTGGTTTCCATGGTGGATACACCCCTAACCGCCCACCAAAAAATGATGACGGATGGTGATGTTGGTGCCATGATTCATCTTGATCCTGATGATTCACCCTATGCCAAAAAGCCAACGCTCACGTGGTTTATGCTGATGCGACGCGGCGGCAATATGATTTCCGGTTCTAACTGTGATTGTCGTGTTGCAGCTTATGATTCACGTAATCGTGCGATCGCGCATCATCTACCCATCTCACTGATGCCGCTCGAAGGCCATCAAAAAGAGCATGAGGTAATTCGCACAATGATTACATTCCCAAAACCCGGTCGTTACACAGTAGTTTTAACGGGGCAATCAAAGGATGAAAGTTTTGCTCCGTTTGAATTGAAGTTCCCCGTAACTGTGCGTCCATAA
- a CDS encoding hypothetical protein (IMG reference gene:2510097957), whose translation MNPLIEPTQLISFSKTDLTDLSNSNQRSRIKQELRQKINAALQVAQCLPPQECLQEIKSRLLAIQADCSLIQKTFIVIEERITCDQYGLGGYRNHMATLFRGPSEDASVAICVTDRGSLLHRNGSPWQVYRNAGDVMDHIPSCMDS comes from the coding sequence ATGAATCCATTAATTGAACCAACTCAGCTGATTTCCTTCAGCAAAACAGATCTGACAGATTTGTCTAATTCAAATCAGCGATCGCGCATTAAACAAGAGTTGCGGCAAAAAATCAACGCTGCTCTCCAAGTTGCCCAATGCCTACCACCACAAGAGTGCTTGCAAGAAATCAAAAGTAGGCTTTTAGCAATCCAGGCAGACTGTAGTTTAATTCAAAAAACGTTCATTGTAATTGAAGAACGAATCACTTGCGATCAATATGGTTTAGGAGGATACAGGAATCATATGGCGACTCTGTTTAGAGGACCAAGTGAAGATGCCTCTGTCGCAATATGCGTTACGGATCGAGGTTCTTTATTACACCGCAATGGCTCTCCCTGGCAAGTCTACCGAAATGCAGGGGATGTTATGGATCACATCCCCTCATGCATGGATAGTTGA